From Elusimicrobiota bacterium, the proteins below share one genomic window:
- a CDS encoding tyrosine recombinase yields the protein MSPDAMLAGFMQHLRVERGLSPCTWTSYGYQIRGYLRFLVGRGKTPATATRDHVMAYLEARRDARLASSSLFAAAIAIRQFHRFLAERGHAKADPTIGMKLPKFKQRLPEPLSVQEMARLLDAPVDGKFNHVRNNAMLELMYATGMRVSELLRITLDKVNLEGCCVRICGKGGKDRIVPFGKKANAAILRYLVARNQRLPIAQATLFVNSRGQPINRGTFWWELRRMAGRAGLHGRITPHQIRHSAATHLLEGGADLRVLQEMLGHCQITTTQRYTHVTAEFLKATCGKAHPRF from the coding sequence ATGAGCCCGGATGCCATGCTGGCCGGCTTTATGCAGCACCTACGGGTAGAGCGGGGGCTCTCTCCATGCACTTGGACCAGTTATGGTTACCAAATTCGGGGCTATCTGCGCTTCCTTGTGGGCCGGGGGAAGACTCCGGCCACGGCTACCCGCGATCATGTCATGGCATACCTGGAGGCCAGAAGGGATGCGCGGCTGGCGAGCAGCTCGCTCTTCGCGGCGGCCATCGCCATCCGCCAATTCCATCGGTTCCTGGCGGAGAGGGGTCATGCCAAAGCAGACCCGACCATTGGAATGAAGCTTCCTAAATTTAAGCAAAGGCTGCCGGAGCCGTTAAGCGTTCAAGAGATGGCAAGGCTTCTTGATGCGCCAGTGGATGGTAAATTTAACCACGTTCGTAACAATGCGATGTTGGAACTCATGTACGCCACCGGCATGCGCGTGTCGGAACTACTGCGCATCACGCTGGATAAAGTCAATCTGGAAGGATGCTGTGTGCGTATCTGCGGCAAAGGCGGAAAGGATCGCATCGTTCCGTTCGGGAAGAAAGCCAATGCCGCCATTCTCCGCTACCTGGTGGCAAGGAATCAGCGATTGCCTATAGCTCAAGCTACCCTTTTTGTGAATTCGCGGGGCCAGCCGATAAACAGGGGAACGTTCTGGTGGGAACTGAGGAGAATGGCCGGGAGAGCCGGACTGCATGGCAGGATCACGCCGCATCAAATCCGGCATAGCGCCGCGACGCATTTGTTGGAGGGGGGCGCTGACTTGCGGGTTTTACAGGAAATGCTTGGACATTGCCAAATAACTACAACACAGCGATATACGCACGTCACCGCAGAATTTCTGAAAGCGACCTGTGGTAAGGCGCATCCGAGGTTTTAA
- a CDS encoding phage tail tube protein, which translates to MPSAIESQKYGFKKETTRGIAEAAPQKFLAVGAEALLDYKSLLIADDKIRGSKESYPSAAGIREGGGSLPAIDLEADTLGDLLYGCLGKVTTTQPDAANSPTVFRHVFKPDNKVQFPSFTYFVDRGLGIKRYPLTVIKKLTMTGSVDGKGQVSADVLFKTEETASAFSAVFGTPKPLMFFQTEFKLDGILNQDVKSWTLSIDNASAAHRTLSQSRDAKDIISSGKFSIEGGYEIYFETEANRQKFLDNLPQAIDLALTGDIIEDTFKNKLELSVPKAKYTAYAFGTLEGLFGSAVSFQAELDPALGYSLQAALTNAVSGY; encoded by the coding sequence ATGCCGTCAGCAATTGAAAGCCAGAAATATGGATTCAAAAAAGAAACAACCCGCGGGATAGCCGAAGCCGCGCCGCAGAAGTTCCTTGCGGTCGGCGCGGAAGCCCTGCTGGATTATAAATCGCTGCTTATCGCGGACGACAAGATACGCGGCTCCAAGGAATCTTACCCCTCGGCCGCCGGAATACGCGAAGGCGGCGGCTCGCTGCCCGCTATTGACCTTGAAGCGGACACGCTGGGCGATCTGCTATACGGCTGCCTCGGCAAGGTGACAACCACACAGCCGGACGCAGCTAACTCGCCAACCGTGTTCAGGCATGTTTTCAAGCCCGACAATAAGGTGCAGTTCCCATCATTCACTTATTTCGTTGACCGGGGACTTGGTATCAAGCGTTACCCGCTCACCGTAATAAAGAAGCTGACAATGACCGGCTCTGTTGACGGCAAGGGGCAGGTATCGGCGGACGTGTTGTTTAAGACCGAGGAAACGGCATCGGCGTTCTCGGCGGTATTCGGTACGCCGAAGCCGCTGATGTTCTTTCAGACAGAATTCAAGCTGGACGGGATTCTTAACCAGGACGTTAAAAGCTGGACGCTAAGCATCGACAACGCATCGGCGGCACATCGGACCTTAAGCCAGTCAAGGGACGCGAAGGACATAATCTCATCCGGCAAATTCTCCATCGAGGGCGGCTATGAAATCTATTTCGAGACCGAAGCCAACCGGCAGAAATTTCTGGATAACCTGCCGCAGGCCATTGATTTAGCCCTGACCGGCGATATCATAGAAGACACTTTCAAGAACAAGCTGGAACTTAGCGTTCCGAAAGCCAAATACACCGCCTATGCCTTCGGCACGCTGGAGGGGCTGTTCGGCTCTGCCGTATCATTCCAGGCGGAGCTGGACCCTGCATTGGGCTACAGCCTGCAAGCAGCGCTCACCAACGCGGTGTCAGGATATTGA
- a CDS encoding helix-turn-helix domain-containing protein has protein sequence MKIENSQYITSAEAAKLLGYTIQHTRLLIRQNKFRGQKLGRDWLILQSDLENYLKHIRTSIATS, from the coding sequence ATGAAGATTGAAAATTCACAGTATATAACGTCAGCTGAGGCTGCAAAGCTTTTGGGATATACAATTCAGCATACGCGGCTTTTGATTAGACAAAACAAGTTCCGGGGGCAAAAGCTTGGTCGTGATTGGCTTATACTACAGTCAGATCTGGAAAATTATTTGAAACACATTAGAACATCTATCGCAACGAGCTAG
- a CDS encoding tyrosine-type recombinase/integrase — MKLTQLTDEYIKFKRSLGMRFLTEPVILKGFCRAIGDLDAGEVKQSSVITFLAGKGPVTTFWHQKFIILKGFYAFAVSRGYVSSSPLPTILPKRPASMAPYIYTIDELRHLLEATSRLSDRLNPLRPVIFRTLLLLLYGAGLRIGEAVSLTLADVDLSASLLHIRDSKFFKTRLVPIGPRLTTELDAYIKRRRQALPCPAGEDSTFFATRKGTGIAVSQADKTFRWLRDKTSIHREREARYQPRIHDIRHTFAVHRMEAWYRQGADVQRLLPKLSTYLGHVDIAFTQRYLTMTMELLQAANHRFECYAFPEVSHV, encoded by the coding sequence ATGAAACTCACACAGCTTACGGATGAGTACATAAAGTTCAAACGCTCCCTCGGTATGCGCTTCTTAACGGAGCCAGTGATCCTCAAGGGCTTCTGCCGGGCGATAGGAGACCTCGACGCCGGGGAGGTGAAACAATCCTCCGTGATCACCTTCCTCGCAGGGAAAGGACCCGTTACAACCTTCTGGCACCAAAAGTTCATCATACTCAAAGGTTTCTATGCCTTCGCTGTCTCCAGAGGCTATGTATCATCATCCCCATTGCCTACAATACTACCCAAACGACCGGCCAGTATGGCGCCCTACATATATACCATCGATGAACTGCGCCATCTATTGGAGGCAACGTCACGACTTTCCGACCGTCTCAATCCTCTGCGTCCTGTCATTTTCCGCACACTTCTGCTTCTCCTCTATGGAGCCGGGCTCCGTATCGGCGAGGCTGTGTCGCTTACATTGGCCGACGTGGATTTGTCGGCGAGCCTACTGCATATCCGTGACAGCAAATTCTTCAAAACCAGGCTGGTACCCATCGGTCCCCGTCTGACCACCGAACTGGATGCCTATATTAAAAGACGGCGGCAGGCGCTGCCATGCCCGGCGGGCGAAGACTCTACCTTCTTTGCCACGCGTAAGGGTACTGGCATTGCGGTCAGTCAGGCTGATAAGACTTTTCGGTGGCTGCGTGACAAGACCAGTATCCATCGCGAGCGCGAGGCGCGTTACCAGCCGAGAATCCATGATATCCGCCATACCTTTGCCGTGCACAGGATGGAAGCTTGGTACCGCCAGGGAGCCGATGTTCAGCGGCTCCTGCCCAAACTGTCCACCTATCTCGGCCACGTCGACATCGCCTTTACCCAGCGATACCTGACCATGACGATGGAATTGCTGCAGGCAGCGAACCATCGCTTCGAATGTTATGCCTTCCCGGAGGTGAGTCATGTTTAA
- a CDS encoding HK97 gp10 family phage protein yields the protein MIRIILRDKDGLIKTLPQLPQRLHNAIVRAMRESAVLLQSYAKLYAPVFRGLLRVSIAQNVTEEGNRIIGEVGSGLPYASVIEEGRNPWSGAMPPPSGDLRTWARRKLGDERLAFVVARAIKRRGFRAQPYLKPALLSATPRIQTIFQSRVLEALQQAGGET from the coding sequence ATGATCCGCATCATCCTGAGGGACAAAGACGGGCTGATAAAGACGCTGCCGCAACTGCCGCAGCGGCTGCATAACGCCATCGTCCGCGCCATGCGGGAATCGGCGGTTCTCCTGCAAAGCTACGCCAAGCTCTACGCGCCGGTATTCAGGGGCCTGTTGCGCGTTTCCATAGCACAGAACGTAACAGAAGAAGGCAACCGCATAATCGGCGAGGTGGGCTCAGGCCTGCCTTACGCTTCGGTAATAGAGGAAGGCCGGAACCCGTGGTCCGGCGCTATGCCGCCGCCGTCTGGCGACCTGCGGACCTGGGCGCGGCGCAAACTGGGCGACGAACGGCTGGCCTTTGTGGTAGCCAGAGCCATCAAACGGCGCGGATTCAGGGCCCAGCCGTATCTGAAGCCAGCGTTATTGAGCGCAACGCCACGGATTCAAACCATTTTCCAGTCGCGTGTTCTGGAAGCCTTACAGCAGGCGGGAGGCGAAACCTGA
- a CDS encoding peptidoglycan recognition family protein, translated as MNKPKLALNIDVCRSRPWTGIVWHHSASPDGVARDWDAIRRYHTSYRIDGSIVSEADYKRRLATGLGKSFQPPWIDIAYHGGTEWVNGQVVYNWGRPLSQIGAHAGVKGASNIYNTDYLGLCAVGDFDKAPPKPEHWEFNLQLTRAFMEAFRIPASHVIGHWEVFDRLGVPRQKSCPGKCWDMSLFREEL; from the coding sequence ATGAACAAGCCAAAACTAGCGCTGAATATTGATGTATGCCGGTCCAGACCTTGGACCGGCATAGTCTGGCATCATTCGGCCAGTCCGGACGGGGTAGCGCGGGACTGGGATGCCATACGCCGCTACCACACATCATACCGCATAGACGGCAGCATCGTTTCCGAAGCCGACTATAAGCGGCGGTTGGCAACCGGACTTGGCAAGTCGTTCCAGCCGCCCTGGATCGATATTGCATACCACGGCGGGACAGAATGGGTAAACGGCCAGGTAGTTTACAACTGGGGCAGGCCGCTCAGCCAAATCGGCGCTCACGCCGGTGTCAAAGGAGCGTCAAATATTTACAACACAGACTACTTAGGCCTGTGTGCTGTTGGAGATTTTGATAAAGCCCCGCCCAAACCTGAGCATTGGGAATTCAACCTACAACTGACGCGCGCCTTTATGGAAGCCTTCCGCATACCGGCCAGTCATGTAATCGGGCACTGGGAAGTATTCGACCGGCTCGGAGTGCCCAGACAGAAATCCTGTCCCGGAAAATGCTGGGACATGAGTCTTTTTAGAGAGGAACTGTGA
- a CDS encoding tyrosine-type recombinase/integrase, with protein MFNATLIGHWVRRFLMEHIVAERNLARNTQTSYRDTLALLLPFAAAKVNRSVDKLTIENISPEVVRSFLLHLEQDRKCSIATRNQRLAAIHALAKFIAEHSPEHIAWCAEVRSIPLKKSSKPVMCYLEKAEMDAILEAPDRSTSQGLRDYALLLFLYNTGARASEAAHVTVADLNLNGSASVKLVGKAGKVRHCPLWPSTAKVMADLICSRETATMAFLNRLKQSITRFGINTLVKRYADKASRHIPSMATKQITAHTLRHTTAVHLLRAGVDINTIRAWLGHVSLDTTHIYAEIDLEMKANALAHCEIQTATLPRAQWRDNRGVMAFLKLL; from the coding sequence ATGTTTAATGCAACGCTAATCGGTCATTGGGTTCGTCGGTTTCTCATGGAGCACATAGTGGCTGAACGGAATCTCGCGCGCAACACTCAGACAAGCTATCGCGATACACTGGCTCTCTTGCTTCCGTTCGCTGCCGCGAAAGTGAACAGGTCCGTGGATAAGCTCACTATCGAGAACATCTCGCCTGAAGTAGTCCGATCTTTCCTGCTTCACCTTGAGCAAGACCGGAAGTGCTCCATCGCTACTCGCAATCAGCGGCTGGCGGCTATCCACGCGTTAGCAAAATTCATTGCCGAGCATAGCCCGGAACATATTGCTTGGTGCGCCGAGGTCCGCTCGATTCCGCTTAAGAAATCTTCCAAGCCGGTGATGTGTTACCTCGAGAAGGCCGAAATGGATGCCATTCTTGAGGCCCCTGATCGCAGCACGTCACAGGGACTCCGGGATTACGCCCTCCTGCTTTTCCTTTACAACACAGGGGCTCGAGCCAGCGAGGCTGCCCACGTTACTGTTGCCGATTTGAACTTGAATGGATCTGCGTCGGTTAAGCTCGTGGGGAAGGCTGGAAAAGTGCGTCATTGTCCGCTTTGGCCCTCGACAGCCAAAGTGATGGCCGATCTCATATGCAGTCGGGAAACCGCCACGATGGCTTTCCTGAACCGTCTCAAGCAGAGTATTACGCGTTTCGGAATCAACACTTTGGTTAAACGTTACGCCGACAAAGCGAGCCGCCACATTCCTTCTATGGCGACCAAACAGATAACTGCGCATACGCTCCGCCATACGACGGCAGTACACCTGCTTCGCGCCGGGGTGGACATCAACACCATCCGGGCCTGGCTGGGGCATGTGTCCCTCGACACAACGCATATTTACGCCGAGATTGATCTCGAAATGAAGGCCAATGCCCTCGCTCATTGCGAAATTCAGACAGCAACCCTGCCCAGGGCACAGTGGCGCGATAACCGTGGGGTCATGGCATTCTTGAAATTGCTGTAG
- a CDS encoding site-specific integrase, whose translation MFEQLYTDHRTICRHKDAPYSKEREDFLAQRAQEGYARSTLFSLSSELLIVVRELGSAGELMMTSDQIKMVAARWARRQRRIGRARFGKSSYKLFWVVATQWLRFLGRLYKPPQISASSSGMIDEFAAWMKSARGLSPTTIWRRYRYIRQFLRWYEAKGHPMSDIQIADIDAYLTEHGASHWTRVSVVNNARALKAFFRFGGMRGWCLTSIADAIRGPRIFSQENLPSGPTWEDVQRLIASLDTDKPIDIRNRAAIMLLSIYGLRVGEVSQLKLEDIDWEHDQILIRRPKLRRAQTYPLVPVVGNAILQYLQAVRPHCSRREVFLASTAPFRPISQGTLYHTISEQAMGLGIHLPHRGPHALRHACATHLVSQGFSLKEIGDLLGHRTSSATRIYAKVDLTGLREVAAFDIGGLP comes from the coding sequence ATGTTTGAGCAACTCTACACAGACCATAGAACCATCTGTCGCCACAAAGATGCCCCGTATAGTAAAGAGCGTGAAGACTTTCTTGCACAACGCGCCCAGGAAGGGTATGCGCGTAGCACACTGTTCTCGCTGTCCTCGGAGCTTCTTATTGTGGTTCGCGAACTTGGTAGTGCAGGTGAATTGATGATGACTTCTGACCAGATTAAAATGGTAGCAGCCCGATGGGCCCGGCGGCAGCGGCGCATTGGACGCGCGCGCTTTGGCAAATCCTCGTATAAACTTTTCTGGGTGGTGGCGACACAATGGCTTCGTTTTCTTGGCCGCCTGTATAAGCCGCCTCAAATATCGGCATCTTCGTCTGGCATGATCGACGAATTCGCCGCGTGGATGAAAAGCGCGCGAGGGCTGTCTCCAACGACTATCTGGAGGCGGTACCGGTATATCAGACAATTCCTGCGCTGGTATGAGGCAAAAGGACATCCCATGTCCGACATCCAGATCGCTGATATTGATGCCTATTTGACCGAACATGGTGCTAGTCACTGGACTCGGGTAAGCGTGGTCAACAACGCCCGTGCACTCAAGGCTTTTTTTAGGTTCGGCGGAATGCGAGGCTGGTGCCTGACATCGATAGCGGATGCTATTCGAGGGCCTCGGATATTCTCCCAGGAAAATCTCCCCTCGGGACCGACATGGGAGGATGTGCAACGCCTTATTGCCAGCTTGGATACGGATAAGCCGATCGATATTAGGAATCGGGCCGCCATAATGCTCCTGTCCATATACGGGCTGCGTGTAGGCGAGGTCTCGCAACTTAAGCTCGAAGATATCGACTGGGAACATGACCAGATATTGATCCGACGACCCAAACTCCGACGAGCTCAAACCTACCCGCTCGTGCCTGTCGTGGGGAATGCCATCCTCCAATACTTGCAAGCTGTCCGTCCCCATTGCTCCCGTCGAGAGGTGTTCCTGGCGTCTACAGCTCCCTTCCGGCCCATCTCCCAAGGGACTCTTTATCATACGATCAGCGAACAGGCCATGGGACTGGGGATTCATCTGCCTCACAGGGGCCCGCATGCGTTGCGGCATGCGTGCGCCACTCATCTCGTTTCTCAAGGCTTTTCGCTTAAGGAAATTGGCGATCTTTTGGGACATCGTACCTCCTCGGCCACCAGAATTTATGCCAAAGTGGATCTGACGGGCCTACGAGAGGTGGCCGCCTTCGATATAGGGGGGCTTCCATGA
- a CDS encoding DNA adenine methylase, protein MPTILTKRKAITDLKLLAAPDNGKKVIIPFRYPGGKYYALSGLKRFWQACPHDEYREPFVGGGAVFFAKPKAKYSWINDFDSELVNTYQVMANAKLRPELVERLSKEIASKERWAEVRSYQPKSSLDRAYRYYYINRTSFSGKMVSPGWGYRPKRSLPPERWNERLNPCGQKLRDVKITCLDFEKVIASPSRGKGVLLFLDPPYYMPPKRKHYSNGFETSDHLRLASLLQKTKHSFILTYEDHPDIRKLYEWASIYPVEFFYRVDNSQENGPSIAAGRRRKGFELVICNFKVSK, encoded by the coding sequence ATGCCCACAATACTTACAAAGCGGAAAGCAATCACAGACTTAAAACTGTTAGCCGCCCCGGACAATGGGAAAAAAGTGATAATTCCATTTCGCTATCCTGGTGGAAAGTACTATGCGCTATCTGGACTAAAGCGATTTTGGCAGGCATGTCCTCACGATGAATATCGCGAGCCATTTGTTGGGGGAGGTGCAGTATTCTTTGCAAAACCTAAAGCTAAATATAGTTGGATAAATGACTTTGATTCTGAGCTTGTAAATACTTACCAGGTAATGGCCAATGCCAAGTTGAGGCCAGAATTAGTTGAGAGGCTTTCTAAAGAAATAGCTTCTAAAGAGAGATGGGCGGAAGTTCGATCCTATCAGCCCAAAAGCAGTCTTGATAGGGCATACAGATATTACTACATCAATAGGACCTCGTTTAGTGGGAAAATGGTAAGCCCAGGTTGGGGGTATCGCCCTAAACGCAGTTTGCCCCCTGAGCGTTGGAATGAGAGACTCAATCCTTGTGGCCAGAAGTTACGAGATGTTAAGATTACATGCCTTGATTTTGAAAAGGTAATAGCTTCCCCAAGTCGTGGCAAGGGTGTATTATTGTTCCTTGACCCGCCATACTATATGCCGCCTAAGCGTAAGCACTACAGTAATGGCTTTGAGACTTCAGATCACTTGAGGCTGGCATCTTTGCTGCAAAAAACCAAGCATTCATTCATATTAACCTATGAAGATCATCCCGACATTCGTAAATTATATGAATGGGCGAGTATATATCCTGTGGAATTTTTTTACCGTGTAGATAATTCACAGGAAAATGGGCCCTCAATAGCTGCTGGCCGAAGACGCAAAGGGTTTGAGTTGGTCATCTGTAACTTTAAGGTTTCAAAATGA
- a CDS encoding glycosyl hydrolase family 28-related protein has translation MAETFTDKLKLSKRDTGDLNWGQGANANLEAIDAHVQQAFLRPPRTTLATLGSGAAGANLLGNTAYFYKVTAVNAAGETTEGKIPATVEAQVTQPTTPLPVIIQWEIAKGATGYKIYKSTATDQEKFLASVSGESTVTYTDTGNTATNPAISVPTANTASIAGSNEHVIFNDAGAISGNDKLKFTKASGLLTLTGQIKIVDGQQGSGKVLMSDANGLAAWQAAAGGGGYSTTVVPAPTGVAATDTANIQTALNAKGVYTGASTVVLREGTYIINATLNIPDNTILKGQGINATIIKADAALGAVPIISHIGNGTYIELRDFKVNCFFSGRGAVASNDISLSGRLTRLERIGLIGHTASTGAYSAIRLVCGSSAVGGSVIRDCEFQAMGDMGSAGPACGNGYISANSVLIQGCVFRASSGDITLIHGSPGTNNNGRVAIIANEFHLLSSNVTYLIKMYTGIVAHNRFYRESGTTTESVSTAGITATNISVTGNVALNSGNGAINAYGTLITVTGNVGFTSYTGGTPVNNV, from the coding sequence ATGGCAGAAACTTTTACAGACAAACTGAAACTTTCAAAGCGCGATACCGGCGACCTTAACTGGGGCCAGGGCGCGAACGCCAATCTGGAAGCCATAGACGCGCATGTCCAGCAGGCTTTTTTAAGGCCGCCGAGAACTACGCTCGCCACGCTCGGCAGCGGAGCCGCAGGCGCGAACCTATTAGGCAACACGGCTTATTTCTACAAGGTGACGGCTGTCAACGCTGCAGGCGAAACCACGGAAGGCAAAATCCCTGCAACCGTTGAGGCGCAGGTAACCCAGCCCACAACGCCTCTGCCGGTTATTATCCAATGGGAAATCGCAAAAGGCGCTACGGGATACAAGATTTACAAGTCCACAGCCACAGACCAGGAGAAATTCCTCGCCTCCGTTTCTGGAGAATCCACGGTTACATATACGGACACTGGAAATACCGCGACCAATCCAGCCATATCGGTTCCAACCGCCAACACGGCTTCCATAGCAGGTTCAAATGAACACGTGATTTTCAACGATGCCGGAGCAATAAGCGGCAATGACAAGCTCAAATTTACGAAAGCCAGCGGATTACTGACCTTAACCGGCCAGATAAAGATAGTGGATGGCCAGCAGGGCAGCGGCAAAGTACTGATGTCTGATGCCAACGGCCTCGCCGCATGGCAGGCGGCTGCGGGCGGCGGCGGTTACTCAACAACCGTGGTGCCCGCGCCCACTGGCGTAGCCGCAACCGACACGGCCAATATCCAGACAGCCTTGAATGCCAAAGGCGTTTATACAGGAGCGAGCACCGTCGTTTTGCGGGAAGGAACATACATTATTAACGCCACCTTGAACATCCCAGATAACACGATACTTAAGGGGCAGGGAATAAACGCCACTATAATCAAGGCCGATGCCGCCCTTGGGGCGGTTCCGATAATCAGCCACATCGGGAATGGCACCTATATTGAGCTTAGGGACTTCAAGGTCAACTGTTTTTTTTCGGGGCGCGGGGCGGTTGCGTCTAACGATATCTCGCTTAGCGGACGTCTGACACGCCTTGAACGGATTGGACTGATCGGCCACACAGCTTCCACAGGCGCGTATTCCGCGATACGGCTGGTCTGCGGTTCAAGTGCCGTAGGCGGCTCGGTAATCCGTGATTGCGAGTTTCAGGCTATGGGCGATATGGGCTCAGCGGGGCCTGCCTGCGGGAACGGATATATTTCAGCGAACTCCGTGCTTATCCAGGGCTGCGTATTCCGCGCTTCTTCCGGCGATATCACGCTCATCCACGGCAGCCCGGGCACGAATAACAACGGCAGGGTAGCCATAATCGCCAACGAGTTTCATCTTCTGTCCAGCAACGTCACGTATCTGATCAAAATGTATACCGGCATCGTGGCGCACAACAGGTTTTACCGCGAGTCGGGCACGACCACAGAATCGGTCAGCACGGCTGGAATAACCGCGACGAACATATCGGTCACAGGCAACGTGGCGCTGAACTCGGGCAATGGAGCAATCAATGCGTATGGCACGCTTATAACAGTAACCGGCAACGTCGGATTCACCTCATACACCGGCGGGACTCCGGTAAACAACGTCTGA
- a CDS encoding DNA adenine methylase, whose amino-acid sequence MIARQLMLLNPQAAARVKSPFRYPGGKFYAIKYMEHIWNQVPHDEYREPFVGGGQVFFSKEKVRFNWLNDIFVDLINAYQVIQDDSLRPKLISLLNPETADKVRHAEMKEWGPQDSLSQAYRFYYLNRTSYSGIMKKPAWGYAVGKSAPPKSWEPFITSSAEKLRGVKLTSLDFEEVIMTKPQGRKVFIYLDPPYIEADQTRAYVHSFRMHDHERLAKVLQKTRHKFLLSYDDCETARKLYSWAHLSAEEWWYNTANVKTVRKKGKELLITNFI is encoded by the coding sequence ATGATTGCACGACAATTAATGCTTCTTAATCCGCAGGCTGCTGCCAGGGTGAAGTCTCCTTTCCGATACCCAGGTGGGAAATTCTACGCGATAAAATATATGGAGCATATTTGGAATCAGGTCCCACATGACGAATACCGTGAGCCTTTTGTAGGAGGTGGGCAGGTATTCTTTTCAAAAGAAAAAGTTCGATTTAATTGGTTGAATGATATATTCGTTGACTTAATTAATGCCTACCAGGTCATTCAAGATGACTCTTTGCGACCGAAGTTGATTTCACTCTTAAATCCTGAAACTGCCGACAAGGTTCGCCATGCGGAAATGAAGGAGTGGGGGCCGCAAGATAGTTTGTCGCAGGCTTATAGGTTTTATTATTTAAACCGCACATCATATTCGGGTATTATGAAAAAACCAGCGTGGGGCTATGCGGTTGGAAAAAGTGCTCCACCAAAATCATGGGAGCCATTTATCACTTCTTCGGCAGAGAAACTACGGGGTGTGAAGTTGACCTCGTTGGATTTTGAAGAGGTGATTATGACTAAACCGCAGGGGCGGAAAGTCTTTATATATCTTGACCCACCATATATTGAGGCAGATCAGACACGCGCTTATGTCCATTCATTCAGGATGCATGACCACGAACGGTTGGCTAAGGTACTGCAGAAAACAAGGCATAAATTTCTTTTGTCTTACGATGACTGTGAAACAGCGCGAAAACTATATAGTTGGGCGCATTTGAGCGCGGAGGAATGGTGGTATAACACTGCAAATGTTAAGACCGTCCGGAAAAAAGGAAAAGAGTTGTTGATTACAAATTTTATTTAG
- a CDS encoding phage major capsid protein, which produces MNDLEQLKKALDMANAGGALQQPMVDKVLQELIEVNNPLRVNLPRKPGSGSAWILNQRTSRGAGASFVNDSEEPTETQGGVAQKTFPYASILDRRKITRKLQAVGKSMLDVEAEEVENGLQNVRDTEENALINGDSSVNNKQFNGIRKLIPPGQMAIAGANGAPLTLELLDAAIDMNRGNPSMLIMSKKANRKLNGLLQAQQRFTDTMEVKGGFRVQSYNGIPIFRSIWISDAQTQGTATNCTDIFVLDTSAVWIGELTPLKMLRLAQKSSQGSEFDIFEDITLVLANDIKASRLAGVTL; this is translated from the coding sequence ATGAACGATTTGGAACAACTCAAGAAGGCGTTAGACATGGCGAACGCGGGCGGCGCGCTCCAGCAGCCCATGGTGGACAAGGTGCTGCAGGAACTCATCGAGGTAAATAACCCGCTGCGCGTGAACCTGCCCCGCAAGCCGGGCTCCGGCTCCGCGTGGATACTGAACCAGCGCACATCAAGAGGCGCGGGCGCCAGTTTCGTGAACGACAGCGAGGAGCCCACGGAAACGCAGGGTGGCGTCGCGCAAAAGACGTTCCCCTATGCGAGCATTCTGGACCGCAGGAAGATAACCCGCAAGCTCCAGGCGGTAGGCAAGAGTATGCTGGACGTGGAAGCCGAGGAAGTCGAGAACGGCCTGCAGAACGTGCGAGACACCGAAGAGAACGCCCTCATAAACGGCGACTCTTCCGTCAATAACAAACAGTTCAACGGCATCCGGAAGCTCATTCCTCCGGGACAGATGGCGATAGCCGGTGCGAACGGCGCGCCACTGACGCTCGAACTGCTGGACGCGGCCATCGACATGAACAGGGGCAATCCCAGCATGCTCATCATGTCCAAGAAAGCCAACCGTAAGCTGAATGGGCTTTTGCAGGCGCAGCAGCGGTTCACTGACACAATGGAGGTCAAAGGCGGGTTCCGGGTTCAGAGCTACAACGGCATCCCGATATTCCGGTCAATCTGGATATCGGACGCGCAGACGCAGGGGACCGCCACCAACTGCACGGACATTTTCGTGTTGGACACCTCCGCCGTCTGGATAGGCGAATTAACGCCGCTTAAGATGCTCCGGCTGGCGCAGAAATCCTCGCAGGGCAGCGAGTTCGACATCTTTGAGGACATCACGCTGGTCCTGGCCAATGATATCAAAGCGTCGAGGCTGGCCGGTGTGACCCTATAA